The Peromyscus leucopus breed LL Stock chromosome 4, UCI_PerLeu_2.1, whole genome shotgun sequence genome segment TGAACCATTATCTAACCATTTGGGTACTTGGAATAAGGAAGATGAAACTaagtcttgtattttttttatctggTATTGCAGTTCTAAATTTCTTATATTAGATTACAGGGAATTACTATCAACATTTTTATGaaccaataaaataaagcataGTGGGTTATTTGATATATGATGGCCTTGCTTCAGAAGTACAAATATTATGGTAAGTTTTACTTTAATAATTCTACTAAGTTCAATGCACTTATATCAAAGAGAGGTCTACTGAAGTGTTGAGAATCATTAGGGAAGGGGTACTGTATTAGTTCATTAAGAATGCTATAGAGGTTTTAAACATTGGAAAGGATCCTAGAGGTACGGAAGTTGCCTTGGCTATTCTTGGAGTTCCTGAATTCTTATGCTGGAATTGATATCTGTGCTCAGTATGGTGTCCTCCACTGTTGGGTCTCTCcgccctccccaccctctcttttcttcttcttccaagcGTTGGACTGAACCAACAATGTAGAGGCAGAAAGGAAATACATGTTCAGGGATTAGAAGGGCCTTTGCAAAGTCTAATCCCCTTCCTTTGATCATGTTCCAAAACAGGCTGAACACAGCTGTCACAGAATTTGTGATATTGTGACCTACATTGCAATCTCTACGTGCATATTGTGAAGAGAATTGAGTTAGTTTTCAAACGTATTATGCTCTAACGTCTTACGGCACTTGAATATTTTGGACAAAGTTCCAGTTCCTCCATTTTCTcctataaatatatttctgtggTAGCAAAATGAACTATGATACCTCCCATGTCTTAAAgcaacttgtttttgtttttttatgtatatatcaGGAAGTCAGTGCTCACAAGTGCTCTACTATCAAGAGTACGCATTCATGCACTTCAGATACAGAGCCCAGAGTCCCCTAAGTTGGAagtgacctgaaagcctcctccctgaggactagttctcatagtaccagaaggcaccattcaagcttccaaaggaatGAGGtgaccaacagtcctacccagctataacAACTATAAACAAAAATGACCAGAAGGACACAGagtgcagtagtggtacacataTCTTGACAGTAACCAACAACTCTATAATTGTACTTAAGACCCCACTAAACAAGACAGAAATCATGCCTGATTccagaaacctagccaactacccaaggataatgaagtcatggatcttagagaacCTAAAACCACCACTAAATctgcataatccctaactacattctcaATATTCACAGATAAGTGTCATCCTCATCCTGCACCAAGAAAACAGGAGACAATTACAGAAACCCACACCTAATTGAAATGCAAATTTATGAAGATCAATCCAAActgatacatctataacacaaatcctgcacctaaggctaagggatcattgtggaagagtgGGCAGAATGAATGCAAGATCCAAGGGAACGGAGAGTTTGCTGTAAAATTGTGGCTCCTAGAAAGTCAGAAACTATACggataaagtctcaccaacatgagctgaacaagaacaacaacaacagatatGCTAAACAGGAACGGGGGGTTGCGGGGAGGACTGTGagtcctcaaccctacacaaagaactacaggcaactgaggaaagctgagagtCTGAGATATagtccccaggaaagagcataaTAATTAGCtatccaatgccaaatggtcagccctgaaaaacatatgtgtgtgtatgtaagtatatatgtatCCAGTAGATCTTTTGAATGTTCCCTCCTATGCGATGACTCTCCTCAGTCACCTCTCTACCACACAGTCTTGGGTAATGACAATGCCACTTTCTACTCTTAGATGACCCTTCTAAGACTCCATGACTGAGACCATGCTGTAAGCTGCATTCAGCATGATGCTCATCAAGTCCAGCCATGTTGTGGCAAGTAACAAGATTTCCTTCTTTTCCACAGCTGAATAGTTTCACACTGTGTGGAATatgacacattttcttcatcccttTATTCACAGATTGAACTTCAGTTCATTCCATAATCTTGCAGTATAATAATTCAATGAATGGTATGTGCAACCTATTGATTTCCCTTCTCGTTGATATGTACTGACTAGTGGAGTTGATTACTATACTAAATGATAGTTCaatttttgatttaaaattttgctGAGGAGCATCCATATGGTTTTTCCTGATTGCTGTATGGATTTAACAGGAATGAAATGACAGCTCATTTGAGTTTGGATTTGTGTTTCTTTGATGGCTAGTGTTGTATAATCATTTCCTGTCACATTCCTGTCCTTTAGCGTGAGTGTCACTATGATATGTAATTGtgtcatatatataaaatgggaaaaacagttctgtaaattttaatattttaagggGAAAAACACATACATTCAATTCTCACTTTGATTAATTTTAGGATATAACTTTTCATGAAATTTTAAGTAATcttaaaaatatgcaaatttggggggctggagagatggctcagaggttaagagcgttggctgttctcccagaggttttgagttcaatgcccagcaaccacatggtggctcacaatcatctataatgtgttctagcgccctcttctggcctgcagtacaggcatacatgcaggcagaatattgtatacataataaataagtaaataaatcttttaaaaatatatacaaattttatgcataaaaaattaatgaatgagaTACATTGCACATTAAAAGCAAAATTGTAATATAATTTATGCTAATGATCATTATTAATAAATACTATATGGAAGCTTTTTTTACCTGAGACCCCCACAaattatatgaatttattttaggagaaaattgagaatgcacacatgtgaaatAATTCTTAAACaagaattattaaattaaattaataaattaaaacaaaaaaacaggattataaataaagtaattctCTATATTCCTTAAAGTGTCATTCTTTTGGAATTGCATACAAacttgtgttgtagaatattattttaaggtgtattacttttgtttatgtttcatttgtttaactctgtgaagctgtgttactgtgcctgtctaaaacagctgatggtctaataaaaagctgaacagccaatagcaaggcaggagagagaaataggcagggctggcaggcagagaggataaatggaaggagaaatcaggaaggagaaaaaaagagcaagagaataaggagaggaggatgctaggggccagccataCAGCCGCACAGCCAGCTATGGattaagagtgaaagtaagatatgcagaagtaagaaaagggaaaaagtccagaggcaaaaggatagctgggataatttaagttaagaaaagctggcaagaagcaagccaagctaaggccaggcatttacaaTTAGGAATAAGCCTCATGGGTGATTtatatgggagctgggtggcagacccccacaaaagaagaaaaaaaaaatcagcaacacAGTTGTGGTAAATGGTGCTCAGCTATAATTGAGTAAGAATATTGATGCAAGCCATGCAGCCTCTTTCATAAGCTGTAGGAGTATAATGCCAACTTTCATGCATGCCTACATCCCAAGAAATTGCTTAAGACTAATCTTTCTTTCTGAGAGAGTGGCCTGAATCTTCAttatcttttgattttcttttgataTCTTGTAATATTGTCATTATCATTAAACTTGGGAATTGAAATCAATTTCAATCCTGTTTCAATGCTAGGAAGCATATCGACTTCAATTTGATGGAATTTTTACTATGGAGTTATTGAAGCAACTAAACACTTTTAGCATTCATATGTTCAGAGCATTaatctttttcatatttaatatttaaagtgaTTGTTTCTTGAATTTCAAGATACATTTTTACATTCTATTCTTACAATAAAAATTTTCTGGCATTTAACTTTTCTCTAATTCTATGTTTTAAAAGAACTCTTAATATTTTGATGATGCTATTTCCATTCACAAAAAATATCTTCTTTCACTTGTAGACAAaactcattttataaatgtaCTGTTTTCTTGAATACTAACAATAACTATGACCTTACTTAAGTGGAGTACTGAACATTGTTACCAAGATAATTCACTATTTGAAGggatatacttttaaaattatgaataatcACTTTTATTTGTTATACAAATTGTGATtgagtttattttattccttttgtttgttttgttctttcaagacagggtctctctatatagtcctggctgtcctggaactcgctctgtagaccaggctggtgtagaccaggctggcctcaacctcagagaaccacctgtctctgcctcccaagtactgggatcaaaggcatgtgccatgacaACCCGgctattttatgcattttttttgtttttgttttttggttttttttgttttgttttgtttttcaagacatggtttttctgtgtagctttgcgcctttcctggaacttgctttggagaccaggctggcctcgaactcacagagatccgcctgcctctgcctcccaagtgctgggattaaaggcgtgcgccaccaccacccggcttattttatgcatttttaaattgagttctGGTAAGTGATACCTGAAGATTTCCAATTAGTGAAAGATATTTTCAACTGTTTCCCAGATAGGTGAGAATTAAAACTGTATAAAATTTAAGTGCACCTTGGATTTTGCATCTTTGCTTCCTTTAAATGACTTTATCTGATCAGTATTTTGAGTTAAACAGCTTGATTTTTTTGGATATTTTCCTATTTAATGCAAATATCATAAGTGGTAATTGGGTTAAATCCATTTTAGGcctttatttaaagcaggttgaacCTGGTGATTGGCACATCTTTGGACTACATAGTAATATGGATggcaaaatgggggggggggatggagctTGTTTCTCTTAACCCAATGATACTATTATTATAACAAGTCCTTTAAAAGAGTTAGATCTAGTAAAAAacctttcttcaaaaaaaaaatgtatgcacaCTAATGATGAAGGCAATTACCGTTAACTATCTCTGCTCACTTTTGCACACTGGTGACAACTGAAGAACACACACCCATGCAACGATATGTACTAAAGTCACACAGTGCTGAGATTAGCAATGGATTGGAGAACTAAAATGAGACAGTCAAGAGCTACATCCTTATCTGCATGTTGTTAAAACAGCCTGTGTGGCTCTGgatcaaccttcctgatgctgcgaccctttaatacagctccgcatggtatggtgacccccaaccataaaatcattttgttgctacttcataactgtaactttgcttgctactgttatgaatcgtaatgtaaatatctgataagcaggatgtctgatatgccacccctgtgaaagagttgttTGACCTCCCTGAAGGGAGTCACGACCCACAGATTGAAAACAAACGCTCTGGAGAGCTGTGTACAAAACTCATGGTCCGTGGAGCCTCCCTACTGCCCAGTGTCTGGAATGTCTAAGTTTCCACTGTATCCACTTAAGGAAACATTATCTCTGATGTCATGTAGATTCAAAGTTGACCCGCAAAAGAGGTATATAAACTGAATATCCGGCTGTCTTAGATAAATGCTACTAATTTTCACATAAGTGAAAGTTCACCTGCTCCGGATGGTGTCTTTACAGTCTTCTTTTTATAACCTGTAAAAGAAAGTATGTGAATTAACGGCTATCATTTATAATGTAATATTATGCACTTAAACTAGAACAGTTACATAATCCCATTAATATTATCCTCATACAGAAGTTTTAGTGACTcaagtttacttttatttatagaTGATTATAGccagtcatttttgtttgtttattattattatttgtggtggtggtggtgtatatcAAATACAGGGCCTTATAAATGCTATGTAAAAAAATCTACCACTGAATTGAACCTCCAGCTCCTACttcctttttttgaaaattattttgacaTATGAAAAAGTAGACTTATACATAGTAATAGGGTGTTATGTCATGTTTCACTACACATATATGTTGAGTAATGTTTAGGTGAGGCTAAATGTATCTACCCCCtcaaatatctatatatatcaattttttgtttgttttttcatgacatggtttctctctgtagctttggagcctgtcctggaacttgctctgtagcccaggctggcctcgaactcacagaagttcacctggctctgcctcctgagtgctgggattaaaggcatgcgctgccgctgccgctgctaccaccaccaccattgggCTATATCAATTCTTTTTGTTGAAACCTTTTAAAACTCCATGCAGCTTTTGGAATGTGTAATATCTTGTTGCCTGTAGCTCCCCAACTATGCATTAGTACCATGTAAAATGACCAATGATGATAAAATTTGTGAACCTtgttaaaatgttataaaattatgATGTGACTACAAAGTAATAATATCCAGTAAAGTTTAATAACACATTATCATGTGCTTTATAGTCCTACAGCAGTAAAAATCAACACCAAAGCTGGGTTAGGTAAAGTGTATATGGCAAGgatgaaattttgatttttttttttttttgcagtattAAAATTCCAATAAGAATGAGTCCTTTCTAGGTCAGGCTTAGACTTAGAAGTGCTAAGCTGACTCATGTGGTAGAAATTTGTATGCATTAATATACTTATCTTAGGAGCCTAACACTCAGCTCCCTGATCATTATCTTCCGAGAAGAGTGCTGGGAGAGCATTGTTTTTAGGGGTGCAGCCAAGTCTATAGAAAAACAATTCCTGCCAACCCAACTCCCACATAAGTTAACTGCACTCATTTCATTGAACCTATGAAGTTCTGCAGTCGACTTCAGGGTTCCTTCCCTTTTCACTGTAGGGGAGATTCTAAGATCATAAACGAGGCGTCATAATTTTATGATAGTTGACACGAAGAAATCAAAAACAATGGTTGACTAGGAAATCTAGAAATGTAAACAATGGGATTTCTTGGGAAACAGCACTGTTTTTCTAAAATTACTAACCCTGCATTTAGGCCCAGTAACCCGACAGGCTTCCTGGAAACCTACCTTTTATGCATGTTGCCTTACACTTTTCCAAGGTGTCAAATCGGTTTTTGTTTCCTAGGCATCCCCCGTATATAAATTCTTCACATTGTTGAGTATCCATATTGAAAAAATAACTCCGAATCATGGCTTTGCACGGCCCATCATCCATCTTCATGGCACAAAACGTGTGCTTTGGTTTCATCGGTGGCAGCTCGGAAACTACATGGTAAGAATAAAAATACCACATGTGTAATTCTCTACCAGCACTGTGATAATGCCCTTGCTGTCATTTTGTCAGATGTATGACTTCCActctcaattttttaaataagaaaactgaaacagaaaagatAAATTATTATGAGTTCAGTGAAAGGAACGACCTGAGAGTGCATATGTATTCCATGTCTTTGATAATTTATTAATGATCCTTAAAGAAGGTGCTAGAGGCTTTAAATGACATAAACTAATTAGTCCTCTAGAGGGCAGCAGTGCTCTGTTAAACTAAAAGCTATCCATCCACTACtgaactataaaattattttcaatactaGGACATGAATGGACATCACTTCaatgttttcatataaaaatattttaaaacaaagtacaaaTTTGTAGATAGATGATAATCTAGTaataaatccatttttttaattccttgcaattttaaaatgtgaacttttggaaaatattcatataaatttGATGTAGGTTACTTTCCAATATCTTCTTccctttgtattttattattacagtTATCTATATTAAACGAATGTCGCTTTCTAGCCATATCTTAATAATGTTAACATTCTAACAAAGAAATTGGAATGTTGtcgtttatttatctatttatttgtctacttgtttatttgtgtgcatacatacgTGCAGATCTGCTCGTGTGGAGAGGTGCACATGCACCCTGACTGTCTTTCTTCAACTACTATCTATCTCTCACTAGCCAGGCACTCAAaaggtaggctaggctggccggctTGCTCTCTgcacagtgggttccaggaatctgCCTTACTCCTGCTTCCCACTACTGGGCTTATAAACACGCACCATCAAGACCCAGCATTTTTTACATAGATtctgggatgaaactcaggtcctggtcttgctagacaagcacattacaatctccccagcccagccatTTATAGGACTAATAAAATTACAGTTGGAAAGCTGTGGTGGTTGGGGGTTAATCATCAACTTGCAGAATCAAGAGTCACCTGAGAGATGGCTTCTAAGCAGGTCTGAGGTATGGTTAGATTAGATCAGATCTATACTGATTAGATTAACTGACTGGAAGAACCTATCCACTGTCGTTGGCTCCCACTCTCTGAGCTGGGAACTAGGCAGTGTAAGGGAAAAGTGAGCTGGGCCCAGACTTTGTCTTTCTGCTCCCTAACTGATTTATATcaaatctcgtgtgtgtgtgtgtgtgtgtgtgtgtgtgtgtgtgtgtgtgtgtgtgtgtgtctccaaaaCAACAGAGCCCAAATTCAGCCTGCCATTTGATAATTTTGCCACCAGAGGGTGAGTGTACCACAgaagagttgttttgttttttttcaaagctgTTTGTTGTTACACTGATAACAGAATTTTTTCTGACTAGTTACAATTTCCTAGAACTTTGTTATAAAATTATCTGATGATCACAACTTTATGATGTGGGTGTTATCTTCatcttacaacaacaacaaaaaaaatcgcAGAAATTAACTAAAAGTTGCTCCTGTTTATACCAGCTCATGATAGAACTGCCCTTCAAATGCAGTTATAGCAGTTATATTACACAATCTTTATAAGAATAATATTGTCATCACTCAATATGGCATTTGGGTTGAACAATTAGATTTAATAATGTAATTTCCACTCAATAGTATTCTAAGAATTCACTTTATAAAGTTGGAAAtcgggctgaagagatggctcagtggttaaggacactggctgttcttccagaggaccggggttcaattcccagcacccacatggcagctcacaactgtctgtaactccagctccagtggatctgacacagtcacacagatacacatacaggcaaaataccaatgcatatgaaataaatttaaaaaaaaataaagttggaaaTCATTTTCCTATGAAAATCTTGTACTGAATCTTAGTTCCCTTCCCTGTGTCTTTGGATGTCAAAAAAAAGTCTCAGTAGACCATAGGGTGCTCAAGGTCATGGGGTGCCCTGACTGCTAGGATATCACTCTTCTGGAGATTGTTCGTGAATCTATGGTCTGCAGGTAACTTACTATCTAAGGGTCCACTTTGCTGTGTGCCTCTgggtattgtaaaattaattaaaaaccaagcagaaacaaagcaaacctAGATAAGACTATGCAACTCATTGATCAAAAGAACTTCAAGTCTACAATAAAATCAAACCGTAGCTGGGTGCAGAACCCctgcctgcaatcctagccctCTGAGGCAGGAGCAAAAGCTCGTGAGTCCATCCGGACTATGTAGTGAGAGCCCTCTACAAAGCTGAGAGAATTTAAGATTTCCTCTGAGCCACCATTATTCCCTCCCATCAACTACAGTTTCAGGCTCAGAAGATGTATTTACCCGACCTTCGTTAAATGGGAAGACACTGAACAAATTCACTGGAGATGAGGATGTATACATGGAACTCTGTATATATGTCAGAAATAAGATATAATTTGGAGTATCAAGTTGTTCATATTTTCCATTACCAGTAACTTGAGCTCTATCAATTGTTTTGTACAAAATGTTACTTTggtgtaaatatataaatctctATGATGCCTgctccagttttttttctttttgcacttattgatattttcatttttgacagAGTTGATGGAGTTGAAACTCACTTCCACACTAGTTCCTTTGATGTCCAGCTCAACCAGATTCCTACATCAGTTTCCTCTGAGACATTCTTATTTGGAAAATACTGGTAAGGAGAGGACGACTAAGGCTCATATCACggttctttttccttttcgtACTTTTCCTGGCTCAAATATAAAACTTTTGGGAAGAATCCCCCTCAGCTCTTTACTTCTTACAATATTCCAGAGCTTGTTCTGGTGTTACTGTCTTACACAAAATGTctctcttgccgggcggtggtggctcacgcctttaaccccagcactcaggaggcagaggcaggtggatctctgtgagttcaaggccagcctgatctacacagtgagttccaggacagccagggctacacagagaaacactgtctcaggggaaaaaaaaatgtctctcttGCTGCAGTGACTTGATTTTGGATGGTCTAAAAATAAACCCACTTAATACAAGAACTGTCTTAAGGAAAATACTACTTtgttataaacaaaaaaaaaattctaagggggctggaatgatggctcagcagttaagagtacttgctgttcttccagaggatgagggttcaattcccagcacacccatggtggcttacaactgtctataactccagttccaaaagatcTAATGCTGTCTTCTGGTGTTTGAggacactgcatacacatggtacacaggcacacaagcaggcaaaatgcacatgcacacaaaataataaaaaataaataaataattctagtataatgaaaaatatgaattttacaCTAAACTGAGAGTCTTgattaactaaaagaaaaaaaaacagatcaacTTTGCAGTACTTTACCTGTGGTTTCTGCATGTCCATCAGCTTCCTCAGGCAGAGCAGTAAGCAGCTCGGGGACAACACTAAccaacagacacacagatgcccAAAGGGCATGTTCTTTCTTCATTATGTAAGCCATTTCTGAAATACAGAACACAAACATGCTTCCTAAGTAAACAGTGAGGATGTGTCTATAGGCTAGTAGGAACCTTGCAAATGTCCAAGTGAACTTAATACATCACAAGTAATCCATATTCACATGGTGTTGTCAACACATTCCAAAGTTTGCCTTTAAAATGTGTACTTGAAACATATAAAGGTACAATCACATCTGTACAGTGTACATTTGCAAATATTCAACAGGAGGCCATCGTTTAGTCTTGAAAATACAAAGGCAACTAATGATTGATGCCTAAGCGCTATTTAGTATGGATTGGTACTATCTCTCAGGTTGTAATCTAGATTTCAACATAGGTTGGGGAGGACACAGCAGAATAATGGGGCGGTGTTTTAAATGCAACCTAAAATGAATTGACAAAAACATGGTTTCAGTCTGAACAGGTTGCACTGGCCGTGACActcagctacttttctttcttagtcAGAGctaattgtgttttaattttcccagccatttttttttgctAACATTCTTAAACaacttcccattttttttattactctttccctcttcctctccttgtttctTGTGGTATGTGTTTTATAACGCATTTCCTAACCAGGTTTTCCGTGAGATAAGCACACGGTAACTGCGCACAGTACCAGTATCTCTCATCCTAGCCACTCCCTGTCTTGAACTCCTCAGTTCACCTTTCCCCAGTTTAGGGAGAAGTAAGTGATGAGCCAACGCTTTTGCTCCCTGAAGGAAATGAGTTCCTGCAGGAAGTGTGGCATTTCCTGTTCCAAACTGATTGAAAGATCTAgatctaaaaaggaaaagaagttgaaaaacacgtagctttaaaaaaaaaaaaaaaatgacttcccCTGTGCAGTCAAGGGGAAAGGAAACAATGATCATGGGACTTTGATGCTTCAGAGAGTTAAGAGCAAACGCACGCCCCACAGCTACACCTTTGAACACCAGTGTTCACTGTATACGTAATTGTCTTAATCAATTTTTACTTCTATAACAGAATGCCTAAGACTGCGTAATTTTTAAGGTATAAGGATTTCTGTCATAATTCTGAGTCCCCAAAGTGCCAATCAGGATACTggcaagtagaaaaaaataaataaaagtac includes the following:
- the Tfpi gene encoding tissue factor pathway inhibitor isoform X3 encodes the protein MAYIMKKEHALWASVCLLVSVVPELLTALPEEADGHAETTVSELPPMKPKHTFCAMKMDDGPCKAMIRSYFFNMDTQQCEEFIYGGCLGNKNRFDTLEKCKATCIKGYKKKTVKTPSGAEKPDFCFLEEDPGICRSLITRYFYNNQSKQCEQFKYGGCLGNLNNFETLDACKSTCEDPVNELQTSDYTPDLNTVNTTLTPQSTKVPSHWVALGLYHLYDILKKLIFG